A single Methanocaldococcus bathoardescens DNA region contains:
- a CDS encoding TraB/GumN family protein, which produces MKHVKIFNGINECDIYLIGTAHVSKDSIEEVENIISSVSPEGVAVELDDRRFFSLISNEEKKVDLKKVLKEGNFIKFFIYLILANSQKKIGESFGIKPGSEMKKAIEIASRYGLPIYLIDRDIDITLSRLMDRMTFKEKIKIFWELLNSNEEDLEIDDDLLKEMVENPEKFTKLLKEISPTIYEVLVDERDRFMAKRLFELSKGKNSLVAVVGAGHVEGIVRYLKQLENGKDIDLMELIKVKKRKKSLTKLLTYGISLAIIAIFLYIVYYALSNPELLKMITFQWIVFTGGLSALGVILARGKLITALIAFLSAPITTLVPLPLAAVGTIAGLVELKYREITDKDLVGIINAESIKELLNNNLFRVLLVATLSNIGASIGVFYCLGKFIGFLG; this is translated from the coding sequence TTGAAGCATGTGAAGATATTTAATGGGATTAATGAATGTGATATATATTTAATTGGAACTGCCCATGTTTCAAAGGATAGCATTGAAGAAGTAGAAAACATTATATCATCTGTCTCTCCAGAAGGAGTTGCTGTAGAGCTTGATGATAGAAGATTTTTCTCACTGATTTCAAATGAAGAGAAAAAAGTGGATTTAAAAAAAGTATTAAAGGAAGGGAATTTTATAAAATTTTTCATATATTTAATTTTAGCTAATTCTCAAAAGAAGATAGGGGAAAGTTTTGGAATAAAACCAGGTAGTGAAATGAAAAAAGCTATAGAAATAGCAAGTAGATATGGATTGCCAATATATCTAATTGATAGAGATATAGATATTACTTTATCAAGATTGATGGACAGGATGACATTTAAAGAAAAAATAAAGATTTTTTGGGAGTTATTAAATTCTAATGAAGAAGATTTAGAGATAGATGATGATTTATTAAAAGAGATGGTTGAAAATCCTGAAAAATTTACTAAATTGTTAAAAGAAATATCTCCGACAATATATGAAGTTTTGGTGGATGAAAGAGATAGATTCATGGCTAAAAGATTGTTTGAGTTAAGTAAAGGTAAAAATTCTTTAGTGGCAGTAGTTGGAGCTGGACACGTTGAGGGAATTGTGAGATATTTAAAACAGCTTGAAAATGGAAAAGATATTGATTTAATGGAACTAATAAAAGTAAAAAAGAGAAAAAAATCTCTAACAAAGCTTTTAACTTATGGTATTTCATTGGCTATAATTGCCATTTTTTTGTATATTGTATATTATGCTTTAAGTAATCCTGAATTGTTGAAGATGATTACTTTTCAGTGGATAGTATTTACTGGAGGATTATCAGCTCTTGGAGTTATATTGGCAAGAGGTAAGTTAATAACTGCATTAATTGCCTTTCTTTCAGCTCCTATAACCACTCTTGTCCCATTACCATTAGCGGCTGTAGGAACAATAGCTGGGCTTGTAGAGTTAAAATATAGAGAAATAACAGATAAAGATTTGGTGGGAATAATAAATGCTGAATCAATTAAAGAGCTTTTAAACAACAATTTATTTAGAGTTTTGTTGGTTGCTACTCTCTCAAATATAGGAGCATCTATTGGTGTATTTTATTGTTTAGGAAAGTTTATTGGATTTTTGGGATAA
- the truD gene encoding tRNA pseudouridine(13) synthase TruD — MCRGVFMKLRMKPEDFIVEEIVDFNKISGDRCYLYKLTKRNIECLKAFSYISKKFKIPLRDIGYCGLKDRHALTTQYISIPKKYGKLSLDEPNLKLELVGESKFLLLGDLEGNRFTITVRGLKKDDIPKIKENLKYLEFGAPNYFDSQRFGSVFDKKFIAKEVIKGNYEEAVKILLTKYKKSEKKIIKDLKRFIAKNWGDWDKVWKYIKENNIKARLYVNMVKELKKSNDYKKALSYVDDRLKKIFVAAYQSYLWNECIKELLNKYIPEEDRVYYEYECGTFMFYKKMDIEVFDTLKDKKFPTIAPDIEYGGDEKKIIEEILKREGITMEDLNNIGGLGRFIYNERKILSVPKNLKIGEFEEDELNKGKYKITLSYELEKGSYATIIIKRAFLGVKTKKRKR; from the coding sequence ATTTGTCGAGGTGTTTTTATGAAACTTAGAATGAAGCCAGAGGATTTTATAGTTGAAGAAATTGTCGATTTTAATAAGATATCTGGAGATAGATGCTATTTATATAAATTAACAAAGAGAAATATAGAATGTTTGAAGGCATTTTCCTATATCTCAAAAAAATTTAAAATTCCATTGAGAGATATTGGTTATTGTGGATTAAAAGATAGGCATGCTTTAACTACCCAATATATATCTATACCAAAAAAATATGGGAAGTTGAGCTTAGATGAACCAAATTTAAAATTAGAGTTAGTTGGAGAATCAAAATTTCTATTATTGGGGGATTTAGAAGGAAATAGATTCACAATAACAGTTAGAGGTTTAAAAAAAGATGATATCCCTAAAATAAAAGAAAATTTAAAATACTTAGAATTTGGAGCCCCAAATTATTTTGACAGTCAGAGGTTTGGAAGTGTTTTTGATAAAAAATTTATTGCCAAAGAAGTGATAAAAGGCAATTATGAAGAAGCTGTAAAAATATTGCTAACAAAATATAAAAAATCTGAAAAGAAAATAATAAAGGATTTAAAGAGATTTATAGCTAAAAATTGGGGGGATTGGGATAAAGTTTGGAAATACATTAAAGAAAATAACATAAAGGCAAGGTTATATGTAAATATGGTTAAAGAGCTTAAAAAAAGTAATGATTACAAAAAAGCTTTAAGCTATGTTGATGATAGACTGAAAAAAATTTTTGTTGCCGCTTATCAAAGTTATCTATGGAATGAATGTATAAAAGAGTTATTAAATAAATATATACCAGAAGAAGATAGGGTTTATTACGAATATGAATGTGGAACTTTTATGTTTTACAAAAAAATGGATATAGAAGTTTTTGATACATTAAAAGATAAGAAATTTCCAACAATAGCTCCAGACATTGAATATGGTGGAGATGAGAAGAAAATTATTGAGGAAATCTTAAAGAGAGAAGGTATTACTATGGAAGATTTAAACAATATAGGGGGTTTAGGAAGATTCATATACAATGAAAGGAAAATTCTCTCAGTCCCTAAAAACCTAAAAATTGGAGAGTTTGAAGAAGATGAGTTAAATAAAGGGAAGTATAAAATAACCTTAAGCTATGAATTGGAGAAGGGAAGTTACGCAACAATTATAATAAAGAGGGCTTTCTTAGGAGTAAAAACTAAAAAAAGAAAGAGATAG